The genomic segment CGCAGTGGCCGAGCCAGAACAGCTGTCTGCAGGTGACCAAGAGCACCGTGGAGCGCCTGACCGCACAAGGCATCCTCAAGCCCCTCGACGCTGAAGCAGCGGCCCGATTGCTGAGCGGCGCGGCTCTCAATGCGGCTCTCTGGATTGCGGCGAGCGACAACCCGCAGGGCGTGCTGCCGAAGGCGGTCGAAGCTTTTCATGCTTTGGCGGCAGGTCTGCTTTTGCAGCGTTTGTGATCGGCTGACGGAGCGTTTGCTGCAGGTCAGTGCCCCAGGTTGCCGGCGGCGGCGATGATCTCGGCCGTCGTGGGGAAGACGGAGAGGTTGTTCGGCTCGTCGAGTGCCTCGATTCGCGCCCAGCCGATGGTGCCGTCCGCATCGACCAGGAAGTGCCCGACGAGCTGGGTCGCGTGGTTCGCGAAGATCGTATGATCGGCTTCGGTAAGCTCGAAGCCGTCCTTGGCGTTGAGTATCGTGTTGGCTTCCATCGGGTGCAGCGGTTCCGGCAGTTCGCCGGTGGGGTTGATCCGCACCGCCTGGAATTGCGCCATCGTTGCGCTATAGGGCCATTCGGGCTGCTCGCGGCTCCCGTCGCGCAGAAACTCGGCATGCGGCACACCGTAGGCCCGGTGCGTGCGGCAGTCCGGGTCGCAGAGAAGCATTATCGGCGTCGGCCGGTGGCGGAAATACAGACGAGCCCGTTCCGCCGGGGTGTTGATAACGGCGACGGTCTCCACCCCGGCGGCGCGCAGGGTCGGTTGTACCGCGGCAAGCTGTTCCAGCTGGCGTCGGCAGAACGGGCAGTGCAGCCCGCGAAAGAAGCCGATCAGGAACGGGCGGCCGCGCAAGTCGGCAAAAGAGACCGTGCCGTCGAAGTTGGCCGAGGCCAGGGCGAATCCGGGCGCGGCTTCTCCAGGCTGCAGCGGGCGTTTCTGGTCCCCCATGGAACAATTCCCTTGTCGTATCGTCCAGGAGGACGACCGGAATTCAACTATACCACGTGTCGCAAGAAGGCCCAGTGCTCAGCGTCTGTCACTCCTTCACCGCCCCGGTCATCGACGAAACGTAGTAGTCCACGAAGAACGAGTAGAGGATGACCACCGGCAGCGAGCCGAACAAGGCTCCCGCCATCAGCGCCCCCCATTCGAAGACATCGCCGCGCACCAGCTCGGTCAGTACCCCGACCGGGATGGTTTTGTTTTCCGAAGATTGAATGAAAGTAAGGGCATAGATGAATTCGTTCCAGGACAGCGTGAAGGCGAAGATGCCGGCCGAGATCAGCCCCGGCACGGCGAGCGGCAGGATGATCTTGACGAGGATCTGCCACCGGTTGGCGCCGTCCACCAGCGCGCTTTCCTCCAGTTCGAAGGGGATCGAGCGGAAATAACCCATCAGCAGCCAGGTGCAGAAGGGAATGAGGAAGGTCGGATAGGTGAAGATCAGCGCCAGCCGCGAGTCGTAGATCCCGAGCTTGAAGACGATGAAGGCAAGCGGGATGAACAGGATCGACGGCGGCACGAGATAGGCGAGGAAGATCACCAGACCGACAGAACGCGAGCCGGTGAAGCGCACGCGCTCGATGGCATAGGCGCCCAAGACTGACGCCACCAGCGAGAGAAAGGTGGAGCAGACCGCCACCAGCATCGTGTTCCACAGCCAGCCGGGATAGGAGGTTTCGAGGAACAGGTATTTGATGTGGGCGATCGTCGGTCCCACCACCCAGAAGGGGCTGTAATTGCTATAGTCGGTCAGCTGTTCATTGGGTTTTACCGCGGTGATCGCCATCCAGTAGAACGGGAAGAGCAGCACGAAGACGAAGACAGCCATCGGCAAATAGAGCATCACGATCCGCCGCGGCAGGCGGTTCAGATAGCTCATGCCTTCGGCATTGTCGGTCAGGGCCTGATCGGCGGTGTTAGAATGTGTCGACATCGTCATTCTCCTAATCCTGGCCGCCCTGCTGCCATTTGCGCCGCTGCAGGCCGAAGAAGCTGAACATGATCGCGCCGAGCAGGAAGGGCACCATGGCGACGGCGATCGCCGCACCCTCGCCCAGCTGGCCGCCGGGAATGCCGCGCTGGAACGAGAGCGTCGCCATCAGATGCGTCGCGTTGACGGGGCCGCCCTTGGTCAGCACGTAGATCAGCTGGAAATCGGTAAAGGTGAAAAGCACCGAGAAGGTCATCACCACGGCGATAATCGGTGTCAGCATCGGCAGCGTCACATAGCGGAAGCGCTGCCAGCTCGTGGCGCCGTCGAGCGAGGCGGCCTCCTGCAGCGAGGCCGGGATGGTCTGCAGGCCGGCGAGCAGCGAGATCGC from the Rhizobium sp. CIAT894 genome contains:
- a CDS encoding redoxin domain-containing protein; protein product: MGDQKRPLQPGEAAPGFALASANFDGTVSFADLRGRPFLIGFFRGLHCPFCRRQLEQLAAVQPTLRAAGVETVAVINTPAERARLYFRHRPTPIMLLCDPDCRTHRAYGVPHAEFLRDGSREQPEWPYSATMAQFQAVRINPTGELPEPLHPMEANTILNAKDGFELTEADHTIFANHATQLVGHFLVDADGTIGWARIEALDEPNNLSVFPTTAEIIAAAGNLGH
- a CDS encoding carbohydrate ABC transporter permease, encoding MSTHSNTADQALTDNAEGMSYLNRLPRRIVMLYLPMAVFVFVLLFPFYWMAITAVKPNEQLTDYSNYSPFWVVGPTIAHIKYLFLETSYPGWLWNTMLVAVCSTFLSLVASVLGAYAIERVRFTGSRSVGLVIFLAYLVPPSILFIPLAFIVFKLGIYDSRLALIFTYPTFLIPFCTWLLMGYFRSIPFELEESALVDGANRWQILVKIILPLAVPGLISAGIFAFTLSWNEFIYALTFIQSSENKTIPVGVLTELVRGDVFEWGALMAGALFGSLPVVILYSFFVDYYVSSMTGAVKE